One region of Quercus lobata isolate SW786 chromosome 2, ValleyOak3.0 Primary Assembly, whole genome shotgun sequence genomic DNA includes:
- the LOC115972077 gene encoding vacuolar-processing enzyme-like, translating to MTRTAFSVVVVVLLFIGLSGSVSAGRDLVGDILRLPSEASRFFGRGHGADVADDIDDDSSGTKWAVLIAGSNGYWNYRHQADICHAYQLLKKGGLKDENIIVFMYDDIALNEENPRPGVIINKPDGDDVYEGVPKDYTGEDVTVDNFFAVILGNKTALTGGSGKVVDSGPNDHIFIYYSDHGGPGVLGMPTSPYLYADDLIEVLKKKHASGTYKRLVFYLEACESGSIFEGLLPEGLNIYATTASNAEESSWGTYCPGEDPSPPEEYETCLGDLYSVAWMEDSDKHNLRTETLRDQYRLVKTRTANENSAYGSHVMQYGDIGLSTDSLVWYLGTNPENENSTFVDENSLRPPTKAINQRDADLVHFWDKFRKAPEGSPRKIEAQKQFVEAMSHRMHIDNSVKLIGKLLFGIEKGPEVLNTVRPVGQPLVEDWDCLKTLVRTFETHCGSISQYGMKHMRSFANICNAGIKKDQMAEVSAQACVSIPSGPWSSLHKGFSA from the exons cgtcgtcgtcgtcctCCTCTTTATCGGCCTCTCCGGTTCGGTCTCCGCCGGTAGGGACCTAGTCGGAGATATTCTCCGGTTGCCTTCAGAAGCTTCCAGATTCTTCGGAAGAGGTCATGGGGCTGATGTGGCTGATGATATTGATGATGACTCGTCCGGAACCAAATGGGCGGTTCTGATTGCCGGTTCCAATGGCTACTGGAATTACAGGCACCAg GCTGATATCTGTCATGCCTATCAACTGTTGAAGAAAGGTGGGTTGAAAGATGAAAACATAATTGTTTTCATGTATGATGACATTGCTCTCAATGAAGAGAACCCTAGGCCTGGAGTTATTATTAACAAACCGGATGGTGATGATGTGTATGAAGGAGTGCCAAAG GATTATACTGGGGAAGATGTTACCGTTGACAACTTTTTTGCTGTAATCCTCGGAAATAAAACTGCTCTTACAGGGGGTAGTGGGAAGGTTGTGGATAGCGGTCCAAACGATCATATTTTCATATACTATAGTGATCATGGGGGTCCTGGCGTTCTTG gCATGCCTACCAGTCCTTACCTTTATGCTGATGATCTGATTGAAGTTTTAAAGAAGAAGCATGCTTCTGGGACCTATAAAAGATTG GTATTTTATCTTGAAGCTTGTGAGTCTGGAAGCATCTTTGAGGGCCTTCTTCCAGAAGGTTTGAATATTTATGCAACAACAGCATCAAATGCAGAAGAGAGCAGTTGGGGAACTTATTGTCCTGGAGAGGATCCTAGTCCTCCCGAAGAATATGAAACTTGTTTGGGTGACTTGTATAGTGTTGCTTGGATGGAAGACAG TGACAAACACAATCTGCGGACAGAAACTTTGCGCGATCAGTATAGATTG GTCAAAACGAGGACTGCAAATGAAAATTCTGCCTATGGTTCTCATGTCATGCAATACGGTGATATAGGTCTTAGCACGGACAGTCTTGTCTGGTATTTGGGTACAAATCCTGAAAATGAAAACTCCACTTTTGTGGATGAAAACTCCTTGAGGCCGCCTACAAAAGCTATCAACCAGCGAGATGCTGATCTTGTCCACTTTTGGGATAAG TTCCGCAAGGCTCCTGAAGGCTCTCCTAGGAAAATTGAAGCTCAGAAGCAGTTTGTTGAAGCAATGTCACATAGAATGCATATAGATAACAGCGTTAAACTTATTGGGAAGCTCCTATTTGGAATTGAGAAAGGTCCAGAGGTACTCAACACTGTTCGACCTGTTGGGCAACCACTTGTTGAAGACTGGGACTGCCTTAAGACACTG GTGAGGACATTTGAGACACATTGTGGATCCATATCCCAATATGGGATGAAGCACATGCGCTCCTTTGCTAACATCTGTAATGCTGGGATTAAGAAGGATCAGATGGCTGAGGTATCAGCTCAAGCATGTGTTAGCATTCCTTCTGGGCCGTGGAGCTCTCTGCACAAGGGATTCAGCGCATGA